CCCTGCCCGGCATCGACGCCCCCGGCGTGCACGGCGTGCAGACCCTGGACGACGGCCAGGCGCTCCTGGACACGCTGGCGGGCACGGAGGGCCGCAGGGCGGTCGTCATCGGCGCGGGCTACATCGGCGTCGAGATGGCCGAGGCCCTGATCCAGCGCCGCTACGAGGTCACGGTCGTCAACCGCGGCACGGAGCCGATGTCGACGCTCGACCCGGACATGGGCCGCCTCGTCCATGACGCGATGTCCGGCATGGGCATCGAGATGGTGAACGGCGCCGAGGTCACCAAGATCCTCACCGGTGACGACGGCCGGGTCAGGGCGGTGGCCACCGAGGACGCGGAGTATCCGGCGGACGTGGTGGTGCTCGGCATCGGCGTGCGCCCCGAGGCGGAGCTGGCCCGCGCGGCGGGTCTGCCGCTCGGCGAGTACGGCGGGCTGCTCACGGATCTCGCGATGCGGGTGCGGGGCCACGAGAACATCTGGGCGGGCGGCGACTGCGTCGAGGTCCTCGACCTCGTCTCGGGCCGCGAGCGCCACATCGCGCTCGGCACGCACGCCAACAAGCACGGCCAGGTCATCGGCTCGAACGTGGGCGGCAGTTACGCGACCTTCCCCGGCGTCGTCGGCACGGCGGTCAGCAAGGTCTGCGACCTGGAGATCGCCCGTACGGGGCTGCGCGAGAAGGAGGCGCGGGCGGCCGGCCTGCGGTTCGTGTCGGTCACCATCGAGTCGACGAGCCGCGCGGGCTACTACCCGGGGGCGGCCGTGATGACGGTGAAGATGCTCGCCGAGCGCCTCACGGGACGGCTGCTCGGCGTCCAGATCGTCGGCCGCGAGGGCGCGGGCAAGCGCGTCGACATCGCCGCCGTGGCCCTGACGGCCCGGATGACGGTGGACCAGATGACGGCGCTCGACCTCGGCTACGCGCCGCCGTTCTCGCCGGTGTGGGACCCGGTCCTGGTGGCGGCACGCAAGGCGGTCGCGGCGGTGCGGTCGGCGGGTTAGGCCCGCTCCGCTCCACCGCGTCGTCGTGGCTCCGGCGGCCGGACCGGACTCCGCCCCAGGACCCCAGGACTCGAGAAACTCACCGGTCCCGGTCGAGAACGGGTCCGGTCCGCCGCCTCACCCGTCACATTCAGGCGAGATTTTCAGCCAACTACGAAACGACTTCGTCAGCGTGCGGTCCGTGTGTGGACATGCTCCACGAGCCGCGTCAGCGCGTCGGGATCCGTGGTCGGCAGGACACCGTGACCGAGGTTGAAGATGTGCCCCTCCAGCCCGGCGGCGGCGTCCAGGACCTCGTCCGTCTTGGTCTCGACCGCCTCCCGCGTGGAGAAGAGGACCGCCGGGTCGAGGTTGCCCTGCAGCGCCTTGCCGGGGCCCACGCGCCGGACGGCCTCGTCCATGGGGACGCGCCAGTCGACGCCCATCACGTCGGCGCCCGCCTCGCCCATCAGACCGAGCAGTTCGCCCGTGCCGACACCGAAGTGGATGCGCGGCACCCCGTACGGGGCCACGGCCTCGAAGACCTTCTGCGACGCGGGCATCACGGAGCGCCGGTAGTCGGCGGGAGCCAGCGCGCCCACCCACGAGTCGAAGAGCTGCACGGCGCTCGCGCCCGCCTCGATCTGCACCTTGAGGAAGGCGCCGGTGATCTCCGCGAGCCGGTCGAGCAGATCCGCCCAGAGCTGCGGGTCGCCGTACATGAGCGCCTTGGTGTGCTCGTGATTACGGCTCGGACCGCCCTCGACCAGGTAACTCGCGAGAGTGAAAGGTGCCCCGGCGAATCCGATGAGCGGGGTCGACCCCAGCTCGGCCGTCAGCATGCCGATCGCCTGCGTCACGTAACTGACGTCGTCCGGCGTCAGGTCCCGCAGCTGG
This Streptomyces sp. NBC_01283 DNA region includes the following protein-coding sequences:
- the hemE gene encoding uroporphyrinogen decarboxylase, with amino-acid sequence MSANNSPAGHQNAATYDSAFMKACRREPVPHTPVWFMRQAGRSLPEYRKVREGTAMLESCMMPELVTEITLQPVRRHKVDAAIYFSDIVVPLKAIGIDLDIKPGIGPVVANPIRSRADLAQLRDLTPDDVSYVTQAIGMLTAELGSTPLIGFAGAPFTLASYLVEGGPSRNHEHTKALMYGDPQLWADLLDRLAEITGAFLKVQIEAGASAVQLFDSWVGALAPADYRRSVMPASQKVFEAVAPYGVPRIHFGVGTGELLGLMGEAGADVMGVDWRVPMDEAVRRVGPGKALQGNLDPAVLFSTREAVETKTDEVLDAAAGLEGHIFNLGHGVLPTTDPDALTRLVEHVHTRTAR
- a CDS encoding FAD-dependent oxidoreductase; its protein translation is MSSARERLVVIGGDAAGMSAASQARRLKGPDELEIVAFERGHFTSYSACGIPYWVGGDVPSRDELIARSPEEHRARDIDLRMRTEVMEIDAEGGRVRTRDLESGEESWTSYDKLVIGTGARPVRPSLPGIDAPGVHGVQTLDDGQALLDTLAGTEGRRAVVIGAGYIGVEMAEALIQRRYEVTVVNRGTEPMSTLDPDMGRLVHDAMSGMGIEMVNGAEVTKILTGDDGRVRAVATEDAEYPADVVVLGIGVRPEAELARAAGLPLGEYGGLLTDLAMRVRGHENIWAGGDCVEVLDLVSGRERHIALGTHANKHGQVIGSNVGGSYATFPGVVGTAVSKVCDLEIARTGLREKEARAAGLRFVSVTIESTSRAGYYPGAAVMTVKMLAERLTGRLLGVQIVGREGAGKRVDIAAVALTARMTVDQMTALDLGYAPPFSPVWDPVLVAARKAVAAVRSAG